From Caldanaerobius fijiensis DSM 17918, a single genomic window includes:
- a CDS encoding nitroreductase family protein, whose product MEFYDVVEKRRSIRKYINKPIPEDTIKKVLNAARLAPSWANKQCWRFVVVSDPELRLKLGEVMKNNPNKSCYEDAPIDIVICARREDSGIHDGKEYFMFDVGLAMENLVLAAAQEGLGTCIIGWFDGAPIKKLLGIPEQYEVVAVTPLGYPAETPNARLRKPLDEIVFYNGFNER is encoded by the coding sequence GTGGAATTTTATGATGTTGTGGAAAAAAGAAGGAGTATTAGAAAGTATATTAATAAGCCTATCCCTGAAGATACTATAAAAAAGGTGTTAAATGCAGCACGATTAGCTCCATCCTGGGCTAACAAACAGTGCTGGAGGTTTGTTGTTGTATCAGATCCTGAATTGAGATTAAAATTAGGTGAAGTTATGAAGAATAATCCAAATAAATCGTGCTACGAAGATGCTCCTATAGATATTGTGATATGTGCGAGAAGGGAAGATTCTGGCATTCACGACGGCAAAGAGTATTTTATGTTCGACGTGGGATTGGCTATGGAGAATCTGGTATTGGCAGCAGCACAAGAGGGATTAGGAACGTGCATAATAGGATGGTTTGATGGTGCTCCCATAAAGAAGTTGTTGGGCATACCTGAGCAATATGAGGTGGTGGCAGTTACCCCCTTGGGATATCCGGCAGAAACTCCCAATGCAAGGCTTAGAAAGCCTCTGGATGAAATTGTATTCTACAATGGGTTTAATGAACGTTAA
- a CDS encoding ABC transporter substrate-binding protein: MSIKKGGAVLITFLIIVSLIFSGCSKASNTASNNKTASTQYSDTPKYNKDRSFRDISSWPKPPLYQGNPFAAGGVGWQAYSTCFEGLFENIAVSGTIYNRLAKSVENKGNETIIKLQPNVKWNDGKPFTSKDVWAYYMINNGAAVMKFLTDIETPDDNTIVFKWAEPAPNDRLKIALLAQDMQGTVQYEYYKKYVDRAAELLKNGKPTNDPAKKGAFGKEYDQKTNDELNKNWQEFTKAGPKLPLGTGPFMVKSVTASDMILVKNPYYWRAKNVKFDKIILKQVDQAGAWAMLKAGQLDRFDGTPNKDILENMLNTNKDLAHYMTLDNASAGFVFNIQKPPFNDVKFRRALMYVFDKQKIKDVGNYYGTTTEYSTIGMPFSYSKEWVTQDIMDKMTKFTYDPAKAEELLKQDGWTKGSDGIWRDKNGKQYNFVIATDSTAFQFVNPSEVAAEQLTKFGFPTKLMAVDPSMFYTNAQYPNNKYDMSSSWIENSWGLYSPYGALSGFYWGFASSAGNFPRYKTGPKAGQLNMVLPGPDGQPVDIDKTLKEMLFMSDEDQKKVGSVLAWIANENAFGLPYYQNVSGFWLNIKRIKGYPLPDLVKKYNRNVPLQTDPENVKILDDHWYLWVGQGKQFSDGTYAPN; encoded by the coding sequence ATGAGTATTAAAAAGGGCGGAGCGGTATTGATCACGTTCCTTATAATTGTCTCTCTAATTTTTTCGGGATGTAGCAAGGCCAGTAATACTGCTTCAAACAATAAGACAGCATCGACGCAATACAGTGATACTCCTAAATATAATAAAGACAGGAGTTTTAGGGATATAAGTTCATGGCCTAAGCCACCTCTTTATCAAGGTAATCCATTCGCAGCAGGTGGCGTAGGTTGGCAAGCATATTCTACATGTTTTGAGGGATTATTTGAGAATATAGCAGTATCAGGTACTATATACAATAGATTGGCTAAAAGTGTAGAAAACAAAGGGAATGAAACCATAATTAAATTACAGCCAAATGTAAAGTGGAATGATGGCAAACCATTTACCAGTAAGGATGTATGGGCGTATTATATGATTAACAATGGCGCTGCGGTTATGAAATTTTTGACAGATATTGAAACACCTGATGATAACACAATTGTGTTCAAATGGGCCGAACCGGCTCCAAACGACAGATTGAAAATTGCTCTTCTTGCTCAGGATATGCAAGGTACTGTTCAATACGAATACTATAAAAAGTACGTCGATAGAGCTGCCGAACTGCTGAAGAATGGAAAGCCCACCAATGATCCAGCTAAAAAAGGCGCTTTTGGCAAAGAGTACGATCAAAAAACTAATGATGAATTAAATAAAAACTGGCAAGAATTTACAAAAGCAGGCCCTAAATTGCCTCTAGGTACGGGACCATTTATGGTTAAAAGTGTTACTGCTTCTGATATGATTCTTGTCAAAAATCCATATTACTGGAGAGCCAAAAATGTAAAATTTGATAAGATCATTCTAAAGCAAGTGGACCAGGCAGGCGCATGGGCTATGCTCAAAGCAGGTCAATTGGATAGGTTTGATGGTACGCCCAATAAGGATATATTGGAAAACATGTTAAACACAAATAAAGATCTTGCTCACTATATGACACTGGACAATGCTTCAGCTGGTTTTGTATTTAATATTCAAAAACCACCATTTAATGATGTTAAATTCAGAAGGGCATTGATGTATGTCTTTGATAAACAGAAAATAAAGGATGTAGGTAACTATTATGGTACCACGACAGAATACTCGACGATAGGTATGCCTTTTTCCTACTCAAAGGAATGGGTGACACAGGATATAATGGATAAAATGACAAAATTTACTTATGATCCTGCAAAGGCTGAAGAATTGTTAAAACAAGACGGATGGACGAAAGGCTCTGATGGTATATGGAGAGATAAAAATGGTAAACAATACAATTTTGTTATAGCTACTGATTCTACAGCTTTCCAGTTTGTAAATCCATCTGAGGTCGCAGCAGAACAGTTGACTAAATTTGGTTTTCCGACTAAGTTAATGGCTGTAGATCCATCTATGTTCTATACTAATGCCCAGTATCCCAACAATAAATATGATATGTCGTCGAGCTGGATCGAAAACTCATGGGGATTGTACAGCCCGTATGGCGCATTGTCAGGGTTTTATTGGGGATTTGCCAGCAGTGCTGGTAATTTCCCGCGTTATAAAACAGGTCCAAAAGCCGGGCAACTGAATATGGTATTGCCGGGTCCTGATGGTCAGCCTGTAGATATAGATAAGACTTTAAAAGAAATGCTGTTTATGAGCGATGAAGATCAGAAGAAAGTGGGCAGTGTTTTGGCATGGATTGCCAATGAAAATGCTTTTGGATTACCTTATTACCAGAATGTATCCGGCTTTTGGCTAAACATAAAGAGGATTAAAGGCTATCCACTGCCTGATTTGGTGAAAAAGTATAATAGAAACGTACCGTTACAGACAGATCCAGAAAATGTAAAGATTCTCGATGACCACTGGTATTTGTGGGTAGGTCAGGGCAAGCAATTCTCTGATGGAACATATGCACCTAATTAA
- a CDS encoding ROK family protein, which produces MYRVAALDIGGTKMLGGIISEDGEILYSEEIATCAQLGRDAVIKNMLHILKQLLDNVPDVKAIGVGTTGRVNVNEGTIYHATDMMPGWTGVDVAGIIKKNFGLPVAVENDVNAMAIGEGWLGASKDYNTYLCLALGTGVGGAYVENRHILHGRHWGGAELGHVLLHAGGRQCLCGLKGCIEQYISGTALYKRYNELSGENIKSAKDVMERLQSSDKFAKIVIDEFTTDLAYSILSLNNAFDPEFFVIGGGLIGSMKLWWEDFMEKLSAYQPNFKVLPAKLGNKATMLGAARLALNLII; this is translated from the coding sequence ATGTATAGGGTAGCGGCTTTGGATATAGGCGGCACAAAGATGCTTGGCGGGATTATTTCGGAAGATGGCGAAATATTGTATTCTGAGGAAATAGCTACGTGTGCCCAGTTGGGGAGAGACGCCGTTATAAAAAACATGCTACATATATTAAAACAGTTGCTAGACAATGTACCTGATGTAAAAGCCATAGGAGTGGGGACCACTGGCAGGGTAAATGTAAATGAGGGTACCATTTATCACGCTACTGATATGATGCCAGGATGGACAGGAGTAGATGTGGCGGGTATAATAAAGAAAAACTTTGGGCTGCCTGTTGCTGTCGAAAATGACGTTAATGCCATGGCTATTGGTGAAGGATGGTTGGGCGCGTCTAAAGATTATAATACATATCTTTGTCTCGCATTGGGGACCGGTGTAGGAGGTGCTTATGTAGAAAACAGGCATATATTGCACGGCAGACATTGGGGCGGTGCTGAACTGGGCCATGTTCTGCTGCACGCGGGAGGCAGACAATGTCTGTGCGGATTAAAAGGATGCATCGAGCAGTACATATCTGGTACTGCTTTGTATAAAAGATATAACGAGCTATCAGGAGAAAATATAAAGTCGGCAAAGGATGTGATGGAAAGATTGCAAAGTTCTGATAAATTTGCTAAAATTGTTATTGATGAATTCACTACGGATTTGGCTTATTCAATACTTAGTTTAAATAATGCATTTGATCCTGAATTTTTTGTAATTGGCGGCGGCCTTATAGGTAGTATGAAATTGTGGTGGGAAGATTTTATGGAAAAATTATCAGCATATCAACCGAATTTTAAGGTACTTCCGGCAAAATTAGGTAATAAAGCAACCATGTTAGGCGCAGCCAGATTAGCGTTAAATCTTATCATATAA
- a CDS encoding N-acetylmannosamine-6-phosphate 2-epimerase: MVDADIVKQLKGGLIVSCQALEDEPLYGSEIMAKMAYAAKLGGAAGIRANYAQDIKAIKEVVDLPVIGLIKRKYDGCPVYITPTMREVKDVVEAGADIVAIDATKSLKPDGKTTAEFIRDIKKTFDIMILADVSTYEEGMEAEKAGADMVSTTLSGYTPYSPKLEGPDFELVKRLAKDLRIPLIAEGRYWTPEEVVKALDLGAHAVVVGTAITRPKDITARFVRAIKLRS; encoded by the coding sequence GTGGTCGATGCAGACATTGTGAAACAGCTCAAGGGTGGGCTTATAGTGTCATGTCAGGCACTGGAGGATGAACCATTGTATGGTTCAGAAATTATGGCAAAGATGGCTTATGCAGCAAAGTTGGGCGGCGCGGCAGGTATAAGGGCCAATTATGCGCAGGATATAAAGGCCATTAAGGAGGTGGTGGATCTTCCTGTTATTGGTCTTATAAAGCGTAAGTATGATGGCTGTCCTGTATATATAACTCCAACTATGAGGGAAGTAAAAGATGTAGTAGAAGCCGGTGCGGATATTGTGGCCATTGACGCTACAAAATCGTTAAAGCCAGATGGGAAAACCACTGCTGAATTTATAAGGGACATAAAGAAAACATTTGATATTATGATATTAGCGGATGTATCTACATATGAGGAAGGAATGGAAGCTGAGAAAGCGGGAGCAGATATGGTTTCCACCACCCTTTCTGGTTATACCCCTTATAGTCCTAAATTAGAAGGTCCTGACTTTGAGCTGGTTAAAAGACTGGCGAAAGACCTCAGGATACCCCTCATAGCTGAAGGAAGATACTGGACGCCTGAGGAGGTGGTAAAGGCATTAGACTTGGGCGCACACGCTGTGGTTGTGGGTACGGCCATAACAAGGCCAAAAGATATAACCGCCAGGTTTGTAAGGGCAATAAAATTAAGGTCTTAG
- a CDS encoding sugar phosphate isomerase/epimerase family protein gives MKIGVMVDSFRLPLKEGIKKAKELGAEGIQIYAVSGEMAPENMSSSKRKELLNYIKDNGLVVSALCGDLGGHGFAIKEDNPARIERSKRIMDLAKDLETSVVTTHIGVIPSDPNHDRFKVLQEACEQLGEYGDKVGAYFAIETGPEKTETLKRFLDSLHSRGVKVNYDPANLVMVSGDDPVKGVYNLKDYIVHTHAKDGIMKKQSDPEVVYGFFAEGGIEDFRLEDYFVEVPLGKGQVDFPAYIKALRDIGFDGFLTIEREVGENPEKDIREAVDFLKAVLKY, from the coding sequence ATGAAAATTGGCGTAATGGTAGATTCTTTTAGATTGCCATTAAAGGAGGGTATCAAAAAAGCAAAAGAATTAGGAGCAGAAGGTATACAGATTTATGCGGTATCGGGCGAAATGGCTCCTGAAAACATGTCTTCGTCCAAGAGAAAAGAGCTTTTAAATTATATTAAAGATAATGGCCTTGTAGTTTCAGCGTTGTGTGGAGACCTGGGAGGCCATGGATTTGCTATAAAAGAGGATAATCCGGCGAGAATAGAGCGTTCCAAGCGCATAATGGATCTAGCTAAAGACTTGGAAACCTCGGTGGTTACCACTCATATTGGCGTTATACCGTCGGATCCTAATCACGATAGGTTTAAAGTTCTTCAGGAGGCATGCGAGCAGTTAGGAGAATATGGCGATAAAGTAGGTGCATATTTCGCTATAGAGACAGGACCAGAAAAGACCGAGACATTGAAAAGATTTTTAGATAGTTTGCATAGCAGGGGTGTAAAGGTCAATTATGATCCTGCTAATCTGGTGATGGTTAGTGGTGATGATCCGGTTAAAGGTGTATACAATCTTAAAGATTATATCGTGCATACCCATGCCAAAGATGGCATAATGAAAAAGCAGTCAGACCCCGAGGTAGTATATGGCTTTTTCGCTGAAGGCGGTATTGAGGATTTCAGGCTTGAAGATTATTTTGTAGAAGTGCCCCTTGGCAAAGGGCAGGTAGATTTTCCAGCTTACATTAAAGCATTAAGGGATATAGGATTCGATGGCTTCCTTACCATTGAAAGAGAGGTTGGCGAGAACCCAGAAAAGGATATAAGGGAGGCTGTAGATTTCTTAAAAGCGGTATTGAAGTATTAG
- a CDS encoding MurR/RpiR family transcriptional regulator, whose product MDKTDKTESIILKIRSIYDSLTKAEKKVADVVLDKADEIIYDSITELAEKCSVGETTIIRFCRKIGLSGYQEFKLLLARDLVVPEENLHENISANDDLETLVQKIAADNIQVINNTTKILSITQLENAVNAIINAQRIEIYGVGASSYTAFDAMYKFKRLGLFANTYPDAHMQAMSATTLSEKDVAIGISFSGSTRDTVHSLEIAKKAGAKVICITNHARSPITKYADIVLLTSIKETPLRSGALTSKIAQLYILDILYTAVAMRIKEKALENINKTAEAVLDKLY is encoded by the coding sequence GTGGATAAAACAGACAAAACTGAAAGCATTATTCTAAAAATAAGAAGCATATACGATTCTTTAACCAAAGCAGAGAAAAAGGTTGCAGATGTGGTATTAGATAAAGCAGATGAGATTATATACGATTCCATAACCGAGTTGGCTGAAAAATGTAGCGTTGGCGAAACCACCATAATACGATTTTGCAGGAAAATAGGTTTATCGGGATATCAGGAATTCAAGCTTTTGCTTGCGAGAGATCTTGTAGTCCCTGAAGAAAATCTCCATGAAAATATCAGTGCCAATGACGATCTTGAGACATTGGTTCAAAAAATCGCGGCTGATAATATACAAGTGATAAATAACACCACGAAGATTTTATCAATAACTCAGCTGGAGAATGCTGTTAATGCCATAATTAATGCTCAGCGAATTGAGATCTATGGCGTTGGTGCCTCAAGCTATACGGCTTTTGATGCTATGTATAAATTTAAGAGATTGGGGTTGTTTGCTAATACCTATCCGGATGCCCATATGCAGGCTATGTCTGCTACGACTTTGTCAGAAAAAGATGTGGCTATAGGTATATCGTTTAGCGGCAGCACGAGAGATACTGTCCATTCACTGGAAATTGCTAAAAAGGCAGGAGCTAAGGTAATCTGTATAACAAATCATGCGCGATCGCCAATAACAAAATATGCAGATATTGTATTGTTGACTTCGATAAAAGAAACCCCTTTGAGAAGTGGAGCCTTGACATCGAAAATTGCTCAGTTATATATACTGGATATTTTATATACGGCTGTA
- a CDS encoding DUF4127 family protein has translation MRNIMLIPLDERPCNYNYPLMLARDTDVNLLLPPREILGYKKKPAQIDDLWEWLIKNISDCDYLIVSIDMLVYGGIVPSRLHSFTEKECLERLERLKEIKDSNKKLKIMAFNLIMRVPSYDSSEEEPDYYAYYGARIFRYSWLWDIINRGMASDGDKNEFENLKKEIPDDVLDDYINRRKVNSSVNLQAVDMVKRGIIDFLIIPLDDCSEYGFSSLEQQKILDEVEKNNLQDKVYIYPGADEVGCTLLARAYNELNNTKPCVYVRYSSTIGPQIIPKYEDRPLNESIKSQVIAAGGIIVDNSSDADIVLMVNSPALGGHKMGESPEAVYYKDRSYYSMRNLREFVEALKYYIGKNKRCSIADVAFCNGADQELLNMLLKQDLIDKIYSYAGWNTSGNTLGTVISHSMIKFNCNKSGIDDFYVLRLLEDWGYQAMIRQDISREDLPVLGLSYFDIKDKNEKVAEKAKRRLMDFKSKNLEKVMRGYEIERVYFPWNRLFEIGIELKKID, from the coding sequence ATGAGAAATATAATGTTAATTCCTTTAGATGAAAGGCCGTGCAATTATAATTATCCTTTAATGCTGGCCAGAGATACAGACGTTAATTTGTTATTACCACCTAGAGAGATCCTTGGGTACAAGAAAAAACCCGCCCAAATTGATGATTTATGGGAGTGGCTTATAAAGAATATATCTGATTGTGATTACTTAATAGTTTCCATAGACATGCTCGTATATGGGGGAATCGTTCCATCCAGATTGCACAGCTTTACTGAAAAAGAGTGTCTTGAGAGACTTGAGCGGCTAAAAGAAATAAAGGATAGCAATAAAAAGTTAAAAATAATGGCATTTAATCTCATAATGAGAGTGCCATCATATGACAGCAGTGAAGAAGAACCGGATTATTATGCTTATTACGGAGCGAGAATATTCAGATATTCCTGGCTTTGGGATATCATTAATAGAGGCATGGCATCTGATGGGGATAAAAATGAATTTGAAAACTTAAAAAAAGAAATTCCTGACGATGTTTTGGATGATTATATAAATAGGCGCAAGGTTAATTCATCTGTAAACTTGCAAGCAGTTGATATGGTAAAGCGCGGTATAATAGATTTTTTAATTATCCCCCTTGACGATTGTTCTGAATATGGCTTTTCTTCATTGGAACAGCAAAAAATACTTGATGAAGTTGAAAAAAATAATCTTCAGGATAAAGTTTATATTTATCCGGGCGCCGATGAAGTTGGTTGTACACTGCTAGCGCGGGCGTATAACGAATTAAATAATACAAAGCCCTGTGTTTATGTAAGGTATTCTTCAACCATAGGTCCGCAAATCATACCTAAATATGAAGACAGGCCTTTAAATGAGAGCATAAAGTCCCAGGTCATAGCGGCAGGTGGCATAATTGTAGATAATTCCAGTGATGCAGATATTGTGCTCATGGTAAATTCACCTGCTCTGGGCGGGCACAAGATGGGAGAATCTCCAGAGGCTGTCTACTACAAAGATAGATCTTACTATTCTATGAGGAATTTGAGGGAATTCGTAGAAGCCTTGAAATACTATATAGGGAAAAATAAAAGGTGTTCTATTGCTGATGTGGCGTTTTGCAATGGGGCAGATCAAGAACTTTTAAATATGCTATTAAAACAGGATTTAATAGACAAGATATATTCTTATGCCGGTTGGAATACATCTGGAAATACATTGGGCACTGTCATATCTCATTCTATGATAAAATTTAATTGTAATAAAAGCGGTATTGATGATTTTTATGTACTCAGGCTATTAGAGGATTGGGGTTATCAGGCTATGATAAGACAGGACATAAGTAGAGAAGACCTTCCAGTCCTGGGGTTGTCCTATTTTGATATAAAAGATAAGAATGAAAAAGTGGCTGAAAAAGCAAAGAGAAGGTTGATGGATTTTAAATCGAAAAACCTCGAAAAGGTTATGAGAGGATATGAGATTGAAAGAGTTTATTTCCCGTGGAACAGGTTATTTGAAATAGGCATTGAGCTCAAGAAAATAGATTGA